From a single Miscanthus floridulus cultivar M001 chromosome 8, ASM1932011v1, whole genome shotgun sequence genomic region:
- the LOC136471306 gene encoding uncharacterized protein gives MPASSLPASPDAAGDIGAALALDIEHLAVGGGADCIGRLSCGSRSSFSYRRLPEPRLHLTVQKLDDSFFDIEIARSATVWELKVAIENLFSDLYDDAQKTISWNHVWSHFCLCFKNERLTDNKATLRGFGIRDGDVLHFAQHLSVDYSPCRSLPKYQKEPSHTHRRSRTSLDGYRLVSLLDDLSEDKGEKFTNSRCSMSVLEDPCVFEYNEVHEERVEEETPKKGSLFHRWFSSSKLRSNRRTHAEDTMPLSNEKKNAHPKLGKWFTFKF, from the exons ATGCCGGCCAGCTCCCTCCCGGCGTCCCCCGACGCCGCCGGCGACATTGGCGCCGCGCTCGCGCTCGACATCGAGCACCtcgccgtcggcggcggcgcggacTGCATCGGCAGGCTCTCCTGTGGCAGTCGCAGCAGCTTCTCATACCGCCGCCTTCCCGAGCCGCGCCTCCACCTCACCGTTCAGAAGCTCGACGACTCCTTCTTCG ACATTGAAATCGCGCGTTCGGCCACGGTGTGGGAGCTGAAGGTGGCCATCGAGAACTTGTTCTCCGACCTCTATGACGACGCCCAGAAGACCATCTCTTG GAATCACGTGTGGAGTCACTTCTGCTTATGCTTCAAGAACGAGAGACTGACTGATAACAAGGCAACATTGCGTGGGTTTGGTATAAGAGATGGTGATGTG CTTCATTTTGCTCAGCATCTCTCTGTTGACTACAGCCCATGCAGGAGTCTTCCCAAATACCAGAAGGAACCATCTCACACTCACAGAAG GTCAAGGACTTCGTTGGATGGTTACAGGCTAGTGAGTTTGTTGGATGATCTCAGCGAAGATAAGGGTGAGAAGTTTACTAATAGCAGGTGCTCTATGAGTGTCTTAGAAGATCCTTGTGTTTTCGAGTACAATGAGGTCCATGAGGAGCGCGTGGAAGAAGAAACTCCCAAGAAAGGAAGTCTGTTCCACAGATGGTTCTCTTCCTCTAAACTGAGGAGTAACAGGAGGACACATGCTGAAGACACCATGCCACTATCTAATGAGAAGAAAAATGCTCATCCAAAGCTGGGGAAGTGGTTCACCTTCAAATTCTGA